CGCCATATAAAACGGTTTGAAGCTCGATAGAAGAAAGAGATTATGCGGACAACCTTTCTGCCGTTTTCCAAGCCGTCCATCAGCGAAGCCGAAATCGAGGCGGTGGCCGAGGTTCTACGTTCCGGATGGATCACCACCGGCCCCAAGGCCGCCGAATTTGAAGAGGCCTTTAAGGCATACTGCAATGCCGAAGGGGCAGTGGCGCTATGTTCCGGTACGGCCGGCATGCATCTTCTGTTGGCGGCCATGGGTATCGGTCCCGGAGACGAGGTGATCACCCCCTCCATGACCTGGGTCTCCACGGTGAATCTCATCACGCTCGCCGGAGCCACGCCGGTTTTTGCCGATATCGAACGCGAGACGCTATTGGTTTCGGCAGAAACCGTTGAACCGCTCATTACCGAACGCACCAGGCTGATCATCCCGGTGCATTTTGCAGGCGCCGCGGTGGATATGGACCCGTTGCGGCAACTGTCTTCGGCCAAAAACATTCCTTTGGTTGAGGACGCGGCCCATGCCGTCGGCACACAATACCGGGGGGAACGGATCGGCCGGCGGGGAACCGCCATCTTTTCGTTTCACCCCATCAAAAACATGACCTGCGGCGAAGGCGGGATGTTTTGTTCGGACGACCCTGGTCTTATCGAGCATATCCGGAGGTTGAAGTTTCACGGGCTTGCCAAAGACGCCTATGACCGCAACACGCAGGGGCGTTCTCCGCAGGCAGAGGTCCAGGAACCTGGATTCAAATACAATTTGACCGACATGGCGGCCGTCCTTGCCTTGGGACAATTACGCCGGCTGGACGAGTTCAATCGAAAACGGGCGCTTCTGGCGCATCGTTACCGGGAATTGTTGGCAAATATCGATGAAATCATGCCTCTCGCCGTTCCTTCCTATCCCATGCGCCACGCGTGGCACCTGTTTGTTGTCCGTCTGGACACAAAGCGGGTGGGTATGGACCGGGAAACCTTCATGGCGGAACTAAAAAAGCGCAATATCGGTACGGGTATCCATTTTAAGGCAGTGCACAGGCAGAAATATTACCACGAGACATTGCAGCTGCCTGAAGGCGCGCTGCCGAACACGGAGTGGAATTCGGATCGGATCTTTTCGCTCCCCTTGTTTCCGGACATGACCTTGAACGATGTGGATGAAGTTGTTGCGGCCATCAAGGAGGTGATCGCATGAATGCCGCGCCGGATCTTTCCGTGGTCATTCCGGTCTATAACGAAAAGGAGAATCTGCCGGAGCTTATTGACCGCTGTCTGGCCGCCTGCCGAAGAACCGGGCGCGATTTTGAAATCATCCTGGTGGATGACGGCAGCAGGGACGGCTCCCGTGATCTCATTCTCCAGGCCGCTGATCAACACATTGAAGTCGTCGGCGTGGTATTGAACCGCAATTACGGCCAGCATGCGGCGGTTTTTGCCGGGCTAGAGCAGAGCAGGGGCCATATCGTCGTCACGCTCGATGCGGATCTTCAGAATCCTCCCGAAGAAATCCCCAGACTGGTTGCTGAAATGGATCGCGGTGTGGATGTCGTGGGCACCGTGCGCGAAAATCGGCAGGACTCCCTATTCCGCCGCACAGCATCGGCCCTGGTCAACCGGCTCGTCCGGCGGACCACCGGGGTCATGATGCATGACTACGGCTGCATGCTCAGGGCTTACCGGCGGCGGGTCGTCGAGGCCATGCTCCAGTGCCGGGAACGCTCCACTTTTATTCCGATCCTGGCCAACAGTTTCGCAGGCAGCACCGCCGAAATACCCGTCAAACATGCCTTGCGGGAAAATGGTGAATCCAAGTACAGCTTCCTTAAACTGATTTCGCTTCAGTTCGATCTGCTCACATCCATGTCCACCTTTCCCCTGCGCTTGCTTTTATTGCTGGGGTTGCTCATCGCGGCCAGCGGCATCGGCTTCGGCGTCCTTCTGATGGTGTTGCGATTTGCCTACGGCTCTCAGTGGGCTGCCGAGGGTATATTTACACTGTTTGCGGTGCTCTTTGTCTTTATCGGGACGCAGTTTATCGGAATGGGGCTTCTCGGTGAATACATCGGACGCATCTATGACGATGTTCGCAGAAGGCCTCGCTTTTTTATACATGAAATCCGCGGCAACTCCATCGATGATTGCGGCGACCTACCCTATTCTGGTCTCCATATGATGGTCGCAAGTCGAGCAAATCAACAACGTTGAATTTATTTAGGAAAAGTTTATGAAAACAATTGTATTGGCTTATCACAATATCGGATGCGTCGGCATCAGAGCGCTTCTGGCGCATGGCTATG
This is a stretch of genomic DNA from Desulfoglaeba alkanexedens ALDC. It encodes these proteins:
- a CDS encoding glycosyltransferase; translation: MNAAPDLSVVIPVYNEKENLPELIDRCLAACRRTGRDFEIILVDDGSRDGSRDLILQAADQHIEVVGVVLNRNYGQHAAVFAGLEQSRGHIVVTLDADLQNPPEEIPRLVAEMDRGVDVVGTVRENRQDSLFRRTASALVNRLVRRTTGVMMHDYGCMLRAYRRRVVEAMLQCRERSTFIPILANSFAGSTAEIPVKHALRENGESKYSFLKLISLQFDLLTSMSTFPLRLLLLLGLLIAASGIGFGVLLMVLRFAYGSQWAAEGIFTLFAVLFVFIGTQFIGMGLLGEYIGRIYDDVRRRPRFFIHEIRGNSIDDCGDLPYSGLHMMVASRANQQR
- a CDS encoding aminotransferase class I/II-fold pyridoxal phosphate-dependent enzyme, which gives rise to MRTTFLPFSKPSISEAEIEAVAEVLRSGWITTGPKAAEFEEAFKAYCNAEGAVALCSGTAGMHLLLAAMGIGPGDEVITPSMTWVSTVNLITLAGATPVFADIERETLLVSAETVEPLITERTRLIIPVHFAGAAVDMDPLRQLSSAKNIPLVEDAAHAVGTQYRGERIGRRGTAIFSFHPIKNMTCGEGGMFCSDDPGLIEHIRRLKFHGLAKDAYDRNTQGRSPQAEVQEPGFKYNLTDMAAVLALGQLRRLDEFNRKRALLAHRYRELLANIDEIMPLAVPSYPMRHAWHLFVVRLDTKRVGMDRETFMAELKKRNIGTGIHFKAVHRQKYYHETLQLPEGALPNTEWNSDRIFSLPLFPDMTLNDVDEVVAAIKEVIA